A stretch of DNA from Lotus japonicus ecotype B-129 chromosome 4, LjGifu_v1.2:
AGACTAGGGGGTTGAATGACTTCAAACGCCAGGACCCGCCAAGGTTCAGTGGTGAGTCGGATCCGGAAAAGGCTGACCTTTGGATCCAGGAACTTGAGAAAATCTTTGGAGTGCTGCAGACCCCTGATGACACTAAGTTGGTGCTAGCTACGTACATGCTGCTGGGTGACgccgagtactggtggaggagcGCCAGGCAGATATTGGAGGCAAGCAACACGGTGGTCACTTGGAATACCTTCAAGAGGGCATTCCTCGACAAATACTTCCCTGAGACTGCAAGGGAAGAGAAAGAAACCCAATTCCTGAAGCTCCACCAAGGAGGCATGTCTGTTGGAGAATATGCCGCCAAGATGGAGGCACTGTCAAAACATTTCCGATTCTTTCAGCTACAGGTGGACGAGCCCTACCTGTGCAACCGTTTTATGATGGGCCTACGTTACGACATTGAGGAAGCTGTTAGGCCTCTGGGCATTCGTCAGTTCCAAGTGCTAGTGGAGAAAGCCCGGGAGGTGGAAGCCATGAAGAACCGTCGGGGGAGCCGACAAGTGAGTGGTGGGCCAATCCGGTCTAATCCACAACCACCGAGGAAAGATGATAGGGGAAGGAAGCCCTTCTCCAAGAAGCCCTACCAACGTCCCCTTGCAAGAGGACACAGTTCAGGACAGCGCTACAGTGGAGTTACAACAAACACGGGGGCACCTACCCCACGCCCCGAAGTCATCTGCTTCAAGTGTCACAAACCGGGACATCTAGCCAACCACTGCGATGATAAGGCTTTCAACTGCTGGAATTGCAACAAGCCTGGACATTTGTCAAGGGATTGCAAggaacctagggcagaaacttCACGCGACATTGACAAGGGAAAGCGCCCTATGGCCACGGGAAGAGTTTATGCACTGTCTGGACAGGAGGCTGCCGGTGGTAAGAACCTCATTCAAGGCACCTGTTTCATAGCTAATGCTCCACTACTTGTCTTATTTGATTCGGGTGCTACCCATTCCTTCATATCTACGGACTGTGCAAGGAAGTTAAAGCTGACTACAACTGACTTGTCTTTTGATCTTGTGGTGTCGACCCCTGGCACCAAGAGTATGGTTACGAGGATAGCCTGTCTAGGGTGTTATGACCTACGAAGATAGGAAGTTCTTCGCAAATTTCCTATGCTTACCCCTCGATCAACTAGAGGTAATCATCGGGATGGATTGGTTGGCAGAGAACCATGTCCTTCTCGACTGTCCTAACAAGACGGTGATCATACCTGATCCTGACGCAGTCAAATACCTAAAATCGCAAGCTGCGAAAGAAGAATCACCGGCGATGAACTCAACAATGGTAGAGGAAAAGAAAGATGGTAGTGTGCAAGGCATACTAGTAGCTCAGGAGTTCGGCGATGTATTTCCAACGGATATACCAGGAATACCACCAGTTCGAGATGTAGAGTTCGCAATAGACCTAGTGCCTGGCACTAGCCCCATTACAATCACACCTTATAGGATGGCACCAGCAGAGATGGAAGAGCTACGGAAGTAGCTAGACGACCTATCATCTAaaggatttattcgaccaagtgtgTCACCATGGGGGGCGCCAGTGCTATttgtaaagaagaaggatggaaaGATGAGACTTTGCGTTGACTACCGCCAATTGAACAAAGTGACGATCAAGAACCGTTACCCGTTACCACGGATTGAAGGGGCTACAgtgttttccaagatagacttgaagtctggatatcaccagataagggtaaaagaggaagatatTCGAAAAACGGCGTTTCGAACGCGCTACGGTCACTTCGAATTTGTGGTGATGCCTTTCGGGGTTACCAATGCCCCTGCAAtatttatggactacatgaaccggGTGTTCAAACCGTTCCTGGAtcagttcgtggtggtgttcatcgaTGACATCCTGATCTACTCGAAGACTCATGAAGAACACACGGAGCACTTACGACAAGTATTGCAAGTATTGCGAGAGAAGAAGTTGTATGCAAACGCGtccaagtgcgaattttggttGGAGGAAGTAACTTTCTTAGGGCATGTCATCTCTAAGGAAGGGATAGTTGTGGACCCGAGTAAGATTGAAGCCATTATGGCATGGGAACAACCAAAGACCGCCACCGACATTAGGAGCTTTGTGGGCTTAGCTGGCTATTATCGACGTTTCATCGAAGGGTTCTCGAAGTTGACAGGACCTTTGACACAACTTACCCGGAAGAACCAGCCATTCGCTTGGACAGAGAAGTGCGAAGCTAGTTTTCAAGAATTGAAGAAGCGTCTGACGACCGCACCAGTGCTAGCCTTACCAAGGGCAGGTGAACcttatgaagtgtactgtgatgcttcccACCATGGACTTGGTTATGTGAtgatgcaagaaaagaaagcagTGGCCTACGCATCGAGACAGCTGAAAACACATGAGCGGAATTACCCGACGCATGACTTAGAATTAGCAGCTATAGTCTATGCTctcaagatctggagacatcatcTTTATGGAAGCACTTTCACTATctttagtgatcacaagagtctaaagtacttgttcgatcagaaggagttgaacatgaggcaaaggagatggatggaattcctcaaggattacgattttacacTTCAGTACCATCCGGGAAAAGCGAATGTGGTGGCTGATGCGTTGAGTCGCAAGACGATTCACACGGCTTCGCTGATGATTAAAGAGATGGAACTCTGGGAATCCTTTCAGAACCTTAGCTTGGGAAGTAGTGAGGTCACCGAAGGATTACACTTTAGCATGTTGACCCTGTCCAATGATCTCTTAGGCGAGGTgaaaatgaagcaaatgttAGACAAGGAGTTGGTAGAGACACGCAACCTAGTGGCTCAAGGAAAGGCAACCGACTTCAAGGTTGGAAGCGATGGTATCCTACGATGCCAGGGAAGAGTCTGCGTACCTAATGATGTAGAGATGAAAAGATTGATCTTGGAGGAAGGTCATAAGGGAAAGCTTAATATTCATCCCGGAATGAATAaaatgtatcaagacttgaaactccacttttggtggcctgggatgaagaaacaggTGGCAGAATATGTTACGGCCTGCCTGACCTGTCAGAAAGCTaaagtggaacatcagaaacatgCTGGGATGTTACAATCGCTGGATGTGCCAAAATGGAAGTGGGATAGCATTTCGATGGATTTCGTGACGGCTTTGCCTACTACAAGGAGGAGGCACGACTCTATATGGGTTATAGTGGATCGATTAACAAAGTCTGCTCATTTATTACCTATCAGAATTGGTTACAAGATAGAACagttggcggagatttatgttGCAGAGATTGTGCGCTTACACGGTGTCCCTTCGAGCATTGTGTCAGAtagagacccgaggtttacctcgcGTTTCTGGGGAGCCTTGCAGGAGGCTCTAGGAACGtagctgagactaagttctgcatATCATCCTCAAacggatggacagactgagagaacgaTCCAATCGCTGGATACTACCTTTAGTagagttcacctacaacaatagctTCCACGCAAGCATAGGGATGGCACCGTACGAAGCATTGTATGGTCGTAGATGTCGTACTCCCTTATGCTGGTACCAAGATGGCGAAAATCTGATCGTCGGACCAGAGCTAGTTCAACAAACGACGGAAAAGGTAAAGcaaatcagagaaaagatgagagcatCTCAGAGTAggcagaagagttatgccgacGTGCGGCGGAAGGACTTGGAGTTCGAAGCGGGGGACCATGTGTTCTTACGAGTCACCCAGACTACGGGCGTTGGAAGAGCCATGAAGTCGAAGAAGCTTACGCCAAAATTCATAGGACCATACCAAATCATTGAGCGTGTTGGACCAGTGGCATATCGGATTGCGCTGCCACCCTTTTTGTCtaacattcatgatgttttgCATGTGTCCCAGTTGAGGAAGTATGTATCCGATCCGTCACATGTGATAGAGCCGGATCACCTTCAACTCAAGGATAATCTCACCGTTGAGGTACCACCAATGAAGATTGAAGAGCGAAGGATCAAGCAATTGAGGAATAAGCAAGTTTCCCTAGTCAAGGTGATTTGGAATCAAACCACGAGAGATGCCACCTGGGAgctagaggataagatgcgggaacAGTATCCCGAGCTATTCGTAGACCCTTAGCTTTAGTTTCGAGgaagaaactattttaaggagggtggtattgtaagacccggttttagggcatactgttttaataataatattaaataatattctgtgaattgcttgtgctatatgtgatattaagccttttaaaaaggtgattaattgttagaagcaatattaagtctTAGAAACATCTAGACGTAGATGAGCGCGACGATACGAGCACTTTGAcagtaatattgctagggttctgcgacggcgacttttaggtcaaaatcggcccgaTAGGGGCGATaagttggcgaatcgagtcgacaaggacgatttcgtgggccacacctcATGGGGAGGTGCTGGGAATCTTTCTAAAAATAttccatgagggaatattcctttTCCCTATTTTTTTgagagttttatttaaataaaatgggtttttattcaaataaaatgtatttaattattttaaaacctataatttattaaataaaaattttcaaaattattttctggAACATTTATGAGGCTGGTCGAATTTTTGGAGGGAGGAAGGAGAAAAAGACTTTAGAATTTCAAATTAGGGTTTTTATGGTGCATTAAGAGGGGATTTTTGTGATTAATGCACCTAATCACCTAAAAACCACCTTGTTTTGTGTTTGATGGTTTTATTGAGTGAAAATCTGCTCATATTTGCAAGAGGTGGGCGGCCAagcttggagaaggaggagggaaTGGTTTTCCACTTAATTGCTAGTCTTTATGGAGGAGAAAATCAAGGGTTTGATTCCTTTGACTCACATTAAGTGGGAGGGCTTGAGTGAGAGTTTTCAAATCTTTAAAGGGCCTTGACAAATCTGATTTAAAGAATTAAGGATTTAATTTTGAGCCTTAAAGAGTTTTGGTTTTAATGGAAATTAAATGGAGGATTAAAGGATGGTTTTAAAAGGAGTTATGGACTATAAATAAATTGCAAAGAGGCCCTTGGTTTGACCAAGCTTGTGGCCGAAATTTTCAAGCATTTTGGAGGGAAAAATGCATTCAATCACCCCTTCAATGCTTTGACCCCAAACCTCTAGTATAAATAGACCCtctccccctctcatttcttcacaccaagctCATTTGCTCTCTTCTCTCTAGCCGTGagcttcctctccctctcttgtctttcttttttttttttcttgtttagttcctaagccttgagcaaggccattctcaatatgctctgtggttgcagcttaagctgatctgccaaaaaccagaagagaatgatcttgatcgggttgcttaggaatgtttatgtttttgggggtttttcttaagaaaattcatgatgttcttaaagtgttcttatgatcttcaaacaattattttagaaaagaggttttgatcttatgaaagagaaagaTTTGATTTTTCGAGGTTTTAagataatatttttgaaaagacGAGGAAAGGATATATTATCGCTAAATGACTACTAATTTGTACCGTTACTCTATCCACATGACTAGGAAGTTCGAAGTGAGCGTGATCCCGCCAAATCCAAAGTCTTAGGACGTGTTTTTGCTGTGacaaaggtaagggcacttcggcctcggcctagataaattgtttgtgattgtgaatgttagcaagcatgatgctaggactattgatgatgtatgtgctagatatgctatatgatgatgatgcaataaatgctagctagtgttattatgaacatgcctatatgcctagggtgttagctatatttattgctatgcatgcaagttattatgcgatgatatgttgttcataagagatgaacgtgatgggcttagggcctagtgattatgactgacttgcatggcatgcattgtggaccaagtgacctggattgggcttggttggccacggctagtgacctggattgggctagtTGATGGTGACATTTAGGGGAGGCCCTGAATAAGGACGAGCAAGATACGACgatgttggagaggtccaacccccgATCTTCAAGCTGTTGGGAagcggtgcgttggagaggtccatcCCCGATCgcggagtcgtgttcgtccagcCTTTCCAAGAGGGATTGGCTTgaggatatccaaagcgtctgcatgcatacTTACCCCACATTGACTAATTATGACCTAGAGACATGATAGTTCCCTTTATGTGAAAATGTTAGCCTAGGGCTTACCTATAAACACTTGACAAACACAATACTTGACTTGAGTGGTTGCTttctagaagttgacccttgcttgtttgtttgcttGTTGTTtagggcgcttaacgcctagatgGATCGCCGGAGAATGGGCCTCACTCTGCATAGCATGGATGATGACACCGCCTGGGAGATAGACCACTCCCTGGACCGGTATGTGTATAAAGGCTTCATGTTTCTATCGACCTACAACCCGGACGGCACTCATCGGAAGGTGACAGGCTTCGAGGGCGAGATTCGGATGCCCTATCCTCCCGCACGGTTCGCACCACCCGACGACGAGGAGTCCACTATGGAGACAGACCCTTCGGAGGGTTCATCACCACCGGTCGTGTTCACACCGCCCCCACCTGGGCCTGATTCTTCGGATTACTCCCCGGCATCGCCTGTACCTGACCCTCCCATCCCAGAGGCTCGCATGGAGGAGATTTTCGGCAGGGTAATCGAGCGCCAGGAGCAGAGGCTTCGGATATTGATCAGGGAGGCCGTAGATGAGGCATTCAGGGCCAGAGGCTTCGTCTGAGTCGGGTTGGGAGAGTGTTGTGTCTGTACTTGGGGTGAGGTCGAGTGTTGTTTTAGGGCTCGATACCTTCTTAAAGCCATCGTGTATGTGGATGAGCTTAAGTAAGGTTGAAAGCACTAGTTTCCTTCTTTGAGTCTTGATGTAATAAAGAAAAAGCCTTGGtctatttaataaaatgaagtttattCAGCATTCAttctatcttttatttattatcattaaaGGGTTTTATTTCGACAAAAATTTATACACGTTTttgaaaaaggttactaaagtgacccttgagaaatcggggcgttacattgtggtatcagagcctggttaagtgtgcttgccttggagcaatatcgtgatgggtgacctcctgggaaattttcccgggaagtgcgcgagtgaggacaaagcgcactgaaaagactcgtgttgttaccgtgaagccagtcgtcaagtcgggaagttacaagtggtatcagagccgacctctcccagtacggtgtggttcggggacgaaccaagcggaagttggtgggcctgtgacgccctgggccgacgagggcgaagagtgatcgccggtgcagtgaggcacggacaaggagcggctcctggcaggcttctaggcggaggggcacatgaatgaaccgatctcacacccgaacaagaggtattccgagactgtatagggatggactatacagttgaggagggcataagagatttgattggtactactcatgacaacaagttgcaacttcttttcgggagcccaactgataagaattccatggttaagtgtgcttgccttggagtaatattaggatgggtgacctcctgggaagttttcccgggaagtgcgtgagtgaggacaaagcgcgctgaaaagactcgtgttgttaccgtaaggccagtcgtcaagtcaggatgttacactgattatgctggagatagaacaaagagaaaaagcacttctggaaattgtcaatttctgggaagcaacttagtctcatgggcaagcaagaggcaatcaaccattgcactatctactacAGAGgtagaatatatctcagcagcaatatgcagcactcagatgctctggatgaaacatcagctggaggattatcaaatccttgagagcaatatcccaatctagatttaatttcattctgaaaaatctgaatatggacttttgtccagcatgatgatggatcagaacctctgactatgatgcttcttcatcagaagatgtctagtccataatgtaactctatcagagtttctgtacccattggtgctgactctgaagcagagacagtaaacgtgtgtcagtatctctgatacatagttccttgtgcccgtgttgacaatctgttgtaatgagtgttgatgtgcttctctcttgcgtgtgataggtgtatttactgttactatatatctttaatttttaaccgttgattttaaattgctttttgaatcaacaacggttatttgtcaaaacccactatacacacacgatctcctacacttacggttttacaccctctctcttcagtttttcaaaatctcttacccacgatctctctcgctctctattcatctttcaccttcaacccaaaaccttcaaccaaCTCCAAGAGCCAATGCAACCaggttccctcatatggtagtaggtcaagctacacgccaattgggtcctgaaaatccaaatcaaggtcaagcgttagagaagatgattccaatcgcagaacggggctgtgccgttcactgcgtttatgctccggaagaactccaagtacttgcagaatggagattcgacctagacaacattgctgcaaatgggtatgacctgcgtcctgaagttcaagctcagggatgggaagagtacttcaacaggctcagaGGTCCAATTTATGATAAaatggtaaaggaattctggaagcacgcggACTGTGATGATACACAAGTTGTCTCgtacattgctggaaggagaataatcatcacggagaagtccattgtgaatctgctgggtgcaaacactggaactgggtatcgatttcaactgactgaatcgaagctgaaacccagaaccaaggatgaaaccaacaaggctctttacaccaccttcaaaccgggcaagagcgactacaaggtggtggatcttcatcctaaactcagaatctggcacaagattcttcttcactgcatcaatcagaggccgaagggtagctctcctgattacatcaatttctgccagaaggcaatgttattcttcattcaggataagaagaagatctgcctccctttcttcttgttctctaacctgaaggaatgtatcaggaagtcaagaaccactgcctccatcaagtctgccatcaagtacatcccttttggaagactgctttcagatctcttcattgaaagtaaattcgtagaagatctgatcaatgcaggatgcacagaggatctgtccacaatagtcagtgatgtcttcacagccACATCCtagaagaagatgggcttgatcaagaagaagatagcccctgctcatgaagatacttctgatgaagtaagacaaagaagggtgcctctgaatgacttctgatgacccggatttagtagtgtttttagagtcatttctttgtaggttttgagtcttttccttgtgtctcatgtagtgtttcatgcattctcatgcatttttgcctttctttgtgtttttactttgttttggtaatttcatagtcttatagggacttttcttgcattttaagtaagtttaggacttgcataattttcctattttatttgaggggtcttttgtgctaataatctattggagttcctagatatttttccttgctttgttcctaagTAATCAGGTATGAAACtgttgaagaaagaaggtcaaaaggcttggaaaattgaagggaggcttaaaggggagttaagaagaaggtcaagaggctttctagcatgtcgagagcgctcaggcgctcgtgttgagcgcctgagcgccattTGGATCGTTGTGTACATCATGCTAGAGAGTAATttgcgcctgagcgctcctgttgagcgcctaggcgccaattaccttccagaggcactttttcagcatggaattggcgctcaggcgctctgaattggcgcctgagcgcccggaacagcccagactcgtgatttttgcctataaataggattctagtcattttctctgGTATCTTtggatactttgtaaaattcagaggtagaggatcatctaggagagtgagagagggcttccaagcttgtaattcaggttcttagccaagcatggctaatctctcttcttatgctttggttttcatgtaagacttttcatctttaagttataatcttaagttctttcccacatgttcttcttctttccttgaatcccattttctgaacatcaatctaagcttgtatgcatgctttctttttgctttcctataatcagaacggaagtttgttatagattagggaaccgatttgggattaccccttctatgcttgctactaggaatagaggaagggttggggtttgatggcctgaatttgcatgatctaaaacctcatataaatgactaagtacacaaggaattgggcttagcttttagtatgagagaattgcttatgtgaggaatcaataagtgagtaactaggc
This window harbors:
- the LOC130712711 gene encoding uncharacterized protein LOC130712711; amino-acid sequence: MAPYEALYGRRCRTPLCWYQDGENLIVGPELVQQTTEKVKQIREKMRASQSRQKSYADVRRKDLEFEAGDHVFLRVTQTTGVGRAMKSKKLTPKFIGPYQIIERVGPVAYRIALPPFLSNIHDVLHVSQLRKYVSDPSHVIEPDHLQLKDNLTVEVPPMKIEERRIKQLRNKQVSLVKVIWNQTTRDATWELEDKMREQYPELFVDP
- the LOC130712710 gene encoding uncharacterized protein LOC130712710 codes for the protein MMFTCRLKMPPRQDPSNAQLAQAMSQLAQVVAQQAIATAANNAAQAQREAEVHTRRAQQQARELAQAQTRGLNDFKRQDPPRFSGESDPEKADLWIQELEKIFGVLQTPDDTKLVLATYMLLGDAEYWWRSARQILEASNTVVTWNTFKRAFLDKYFPETAREEKETQFLKLHQGGMSVGEYAAKMEALSKHFRFFQLQVDEPYLCNRFMMGLRYDIEEAVRPLGIRQFQVLVEKAREVEAMKNRRGSRQVSGGPIRSNPQPPRKDDRGRKPFSKKPYQRPLARGHSSGQRYSGVTTNTGAPTPRPEVICFKCHKPGHLANHCDDKAFNCWNCNKPGHLSRDCKEPRAETSRDIDKGKRPMATGRVYALSGQEAAGGKNLIQGTCFIANAPLLVLFDSGATHSFISTDCARKLKLTTTDLSFDLVVSTPGTKSMVTRIACLGCYDLRR